The following coding sequences are from one Paenibacillus sp. JDR-2 window:
- a CDS encoding ABC transporter substrate-binding protein — protein sequence MGTGAKRRFGISAAMLAVVVLLAACGSNNNKNTENVSAGNGADKPLTKVKVVLDWTPNTNHTGLYVARDKGYFKEQGLDVEIIQPGQDGADKMVASGGAEFGVGYQESLTMARIAGVPLVSVAAVIQHNTSGFASPASKGIDSPKKFEGKTYGGWGAPVEEAVIGSLMQEENADVSKVKMLSIGDTDFFTAVKRDIDFAWIYYAWTGVEAELRGEKLNMVYLTDYSDKLDYYTPLLETSEKMIAEKPEIVKAFVAGAAKGYQFAIDHPEDAAEVLIKAEPDLNADLVRASQKWLSPKYTDDASQWGVQKKDVWVNYSHWMFEHKLLEKELEADKAFTNDFLPKA from the coding sequence ATGGGAACAGGTGCAAAGAGAAGGTTCGGTATTTCTGCAGCCATGCTGGCGGTAGTTGTGCTGCTGGCCGCATGCGGCTCGAACAACAACAAGAATACGGAGAATGTGTCAGCCGGTAACGGAGCGGACAAGCCGTTGACCAAAGTAAAGGTCGTTCTGGATTGGACGCCTAACACGAATCATACCGGATTGTACGTGGCACGGGATAAAGGTTATTTCAAGGAGCAAGGCCTTGATGTTGAGATTATTCAGCCCGGCCAGGACGGCGCGGATAAAATGGTAGCCTCCGGCGGAGCGGAGTTTGGCGTCGGCTACCAAGAGTCGCTCACTATGGCGCGTATCGCCGGCGTGCCGCTTGTATCCGTTGCTGCCGTGATTCAGCATAATACTTCGGGCTTTGCTTCGCCGGCATCCAAAGGAATCGACTCTCCGAAAAAGTTTGAGGGCAAAACCTACGGCGGCTGGGGCGCGCCGGTAGAAGAAGCGGTAATCGGCTCTCTGATGCAGGAAGAGAACGCGGATGTATCCAAAGTGAAGATGCTCAGCATCGGCGACACGGATTTCTTTACGGCGGTGAAGCGAGACATTGATTTTGCCTGGATCTACTATGCCTGGACCGGCGTGGAGGCTGAGCTGCGCGGCGAGAAGCTGAATATGGTTTACTTGACCGATTACAGCGACAAGCTGGATTACTACACGCCGCTTCTGGAAACTAGCGAGAAAATGATCGCCGAGAAACCGGAGATTGTTAAAGCGTTTGTTGCGGGTGCCGCTAAGGGCTATCAATTTGCGATTGACCATCCGGAGGATGCGGCGGAAGTGCTGATCAAAGCAGAGCCGGATCTGAACGCCGACTTGGTGCGCGCGAGCCAGAAGTGGCTTAGCCCGAAATATACGGATGACGCTTCGCAATGGGGCGTGCAGAAGAAGGACGTATGGGTGAACTATTCCCACTGGATGTTCGAGCACAAGCTGCTGGAGAAGGAGCTGGAGGCGGATAAAGCGTTCACGAACGACTTCCTGCCGAAAGCTTAG